One Candidatus Methylomirabilis sp. genomic window carries:
- a CDS encoding molybdenum cofactor biosynthesis protein MoaE produces the protein MSFESYNLLIILLYKDYPTSALKTEGGRPVEVMIRCFAGAREAVGQASFQVEVPEGATAGDVLAHLAEAHPRLQPIARHLLLSVNREYADRSVPLKAGDEVALIPPVSGGVEGQLFEVTAAPLSVDAVAARVARRSSGAIATFTGVVRERSRGRQVDHLEYEAYPEMALAKMREIAAEIRGKWEVDGVAMSHRVGRLAVGEASVVIAVAAPHRQQALEACAYAIERLKVTVPIWKKEVWADGSEWVGLGS, from the coding sequence GTGTCCTTCGAGTCCTATAACTTATTAATTATACTACTGTATAAGGACTACCCGACTTCTGCACTGAAGACTGAAGGAGGAAGGCCCGTGGAGGTGATGATCCGTTGCTTCGCCGGGGCGCGCGAGGCGGTGGGGCAGGCCTCGTTCCAGGTGGAGGTTCCAGAGGGGGCGACGGCAGGGGACGTGCTGGCCCACCTGGCGGAGGCTCACCCTCGGCTCCAGCCGATCGCCCGACACCTCCTCCTGTCGGTGAACCGAGAATACGCGGACCGGTCGGTCCCCCTGAAGGCCGGGGACGAGGTCGCCCTGATCCCGCCGGTCAGCGGGGGGGTGGAGGGGCAACTCTTCGAGGTCACCGCGGCCCCCCTGTCGGTGGACGCGGTGGCGGCGAGGGTGGCCCGGCGCTCCTCCGGGGCGATTGCCACCTTCACAGGGGTCGTGCGGGAGCGCTCGCGCGGCCGGCAGGTGGACCACCTGGAGTACGAGGCCTACCCCGAGATGGCCCTGGCCAAGATGCGGGAGATCGCCGCGGAGATCCGAGGCAAGTGGGAAGTGGACGGTGTAGCCATGAGCCACCGGGTGGGGCGGCTTGCCGTCGGGGAGGCGAGCGTCGTGATCGCCGTCGCCGCCCCGCACCGCCAGCAGGCCCTCGAGGCCTGCGCCTATGCCATCGAGCGGCTGAAGGTGACCGTCCCGATCTGGAAGAAGGAGGTCTGGGCCGACGGGTCCGAGTGGGTGGGCCTCGGCTCCTGA
- a CDS encoding tetratricopeptide repeat protein: MDSNRVSQDPESLTPVRIVAPSRRERGLAFDAFARLLLDAAGYVPTKTRLTVSAAGALLDIRAREKATGAPLLAEGRAPAREVGPEEVRRFFRRFRRERRRVKRLTAWALAPGGFNRTALAWWSRLTDPAKGDFRLYGPERILHLLARAGCVRDPLDLDAAVRAHCTLPLGPRALLYAQGQFSWLQTVLVNRRPALFFLLTAEGQPLPRRAAEEARRLEPSLRDKKPYDLLLRESILLRLLSLQPLDAEAVATALREEIAEVLMVFQLLHREGLLSCHRLPRRPRKQDRYALVPKFPVFLDLARQFLTGPHRFTFLASPFASQQIREGLLGHLQMRFSGRLPEQDLPEAVRLASASPAALAYALFEEPVPGTPPPAGAALTAELARRFLRDTDEPGLDQVLAARGIRSILTRLTVKAAAVQEPYFAAGAESLRTLPKPAGSRAGPGTPLPPEVETALELGAATMHMAEYDHAIGYLERAIKELKDPHWLKTAWNNKGLCYFNKRKYGEAIDCFNEALKHDPALKQAWFNKAVCLREVGDSTGAIRCAKRALEIDPHYKEPRDLLQRFQHAQAASTSTLPARS, encoded by the coding sequence GTGGATAGTAATCGCGTGTCGCAGGATCCGGAATCGCTGACACCTGTCCGCATCGTGGCCCCCTCCCGCCGGGAGCGGGGCCTTGCCTTTGACGCGTTTGCCCGCCTGCTCCTCGATGCCGCCGGGTACGTGCCCACCAAGACCCGACTGACCGTGAGCGCCGCCGGCGCGCTCCTGGACATTCGCGCCAGGGAGAAGGCCACGGGCGCTCCCCTCCTGGCGGAGGGCCGCGCCCCCGCCCGCGAGGTCGGTCCCGAGGAAGTCCGGCGCTTCTTCCGGCGGTTCCGGCGGGAGCGGCGACGGGTCAAGCGCCTGACCGCCTGGGCGCTGGCCCCGGGCGGCTTCAACCGGACCGCCCTGGCCTGGTGGAGCCGTCTCACCGATCCGGCGAAGGGGGACTTCCGCCTCTACGGCCCGGAGCGGATCCTGCACCTGCTCGCCCGCGCCGGGTGCGTGCGGGACCCGCTGGACCTGGATGCCGCCGTCCGCGCCCACTGCACCCTCCCCCTCGGGCCGCGGGCGCTCCTGTACGCGCAGGGGCAGTTTTCCTGGCTGCAGACCGTCCTGGTGAACCGGCGGCCGGCGCTCTTCTTCCTCCTGACGGCGGAGGGGCAGCCGCTCCCCCGGCGGGCGGCCGAGGAGGCCCGGCGCCTCGAGCCCTCCCTCCGGGATAAGAAGCCCTACGACCTCCTCCTCCGCGAGAGCATCCTCCTCCGGCTCCTCTCCCTGCAACCCTTGGACGCCGAGGCGGTGGCCACTGCCCTGCGGGAGGAGATCGCGGAGGTCCTGATGGTCTTCCAGCTCCTGCACCGGGAGGGCCTCCTCTCCTGCCACCGGCTCCCCCGCCGCCCCCGGAAGCAGGACCGGTACGCCCTGGTCCCCAAGTTCCCGGTCTTCCTGGACCTGGCGCGCCAGTTCCTGACGGGGCCGCACCGGTTCACCTTCCTCGCCTCTCCCTTCGCCTCCCAGCAGATCCGGGAGGGGCTCCTCGGCCATCTCCAGATGCGCTTCTCCGGGCGCCTGCCCGAGCAGGACCTGCCCGAGGCGGTCCGGCTGGCCTCGGCCTCCCCCGCGGCGCTGGCCTATGCCCTCTTCGAGGAGCCGGTCCCCGGGACGCCCCCTCCCGCCGGCGCCGCCCTGACCGCCGAGCTCGCCCGGCGATTCCTGCGCGACACCGACGAGCCCGGGCTCGACCAGGTGCTCGCCGCGCGCGGCATCCGGAGCATCCTCACCCGCCTCACCGTGAAGGCCGCCGCCGTGCAGGAGCCGTACTTCGCCGCGGGCGCCGAGAGCCTCCGCACCCTCCCGAAGCCAGCCGGAAGCCGCGCCGGGCCCGGCACGCCGCTGCCTCCCGAGGTCGAGACCGCGCTGGAGCTGGGGGCGGCGACGATGCACATGGCGGAGTACGACCATGCCATCGGGTACCTGGAGCGGGCCATCAAGGAGCTCAAGGACCCCCACTGGCTGAAGACGGCCTGGAACAACAAGGGGCTCTGCTACTTCAACAAGCGGAAGTACGGCGAGGCCATTGACTGCTTCAACGAGGCCCTGAAGCACGATCCGGCCCTGAAGCAGGCCTGGTTCAACAAGGCGGTCTGCCTGCGGGAGGTGGGGGACAGCACCGGCGCGATCCGCTGCGCCAAGCGGGCCCTGGAGATTGACCCGCACTACAAGGAGCCCCGCGATCTCCTGCAGCGCTTCCAGCACGCCCAGGCGGCCTCGACCTCGACCCTTCCCGCCCGCAGCTAG